The sequence GTGTAACCGTTCTCTCCGTCGAATGCTTCACACAACCCCCGGGGAAACCCGTTCGTCGATAGAATGGCAGTATAGCCTCACGCGAAGTGCGCGAAGCCGCGAAGGGGAGTTGCTCTCGGATAACCGTTCTTCGCGTCCTTCGCGGCTTCGCGTGAGTCAATGATTTAGGATAATTTGAAGGAACTCATCCTTAGCGGAGCGATTCCTCTAAGTCAATTACCCTGTTCTTCCACCGCCGATCCCGGCAGGGGCTCTCTCGCCGGAACGCCGGCCGGCGGCCGCATCAGGAGCCAGGCGACAATGAGCCCCACCGCGGCGAGGCCGGCCACCGCGGGGAAGACCCCGAGGTAGGTCCCGGTCGCCGTCCTGATGAACCCTGCAAGTTGCGGCCCGGCGATGGCGCCGGCGCCGTAGGCGAGGAAGACGATCCCGTAGCACCGCGGGTAGTCGCATGTCCCGAAGTAGGACGCGGTCGCGGTCGGCGCGATGGCAAGCCACCCTCCAAGGCACCCCCAGAGGACCGCAAACGCGATGACGTAGGCAGGCACCCCCGGTGCGAGCCAGATCAGGACTGATGCGGCCGCGATCAGGGCAAATGTCAGCATCGCCGTGGTGCGGGGGGTTATCCGGTCGGCGAGGCTGCCGAACGCCGGCCTTCCCAGCCCGTTGAAGACGGCGAAGAACCCGACGAGGATCGTCGCGAGCCCGGCATCGACCGCCGCCACCTCGGTCCCGACCGGCTTTGCGATCGAGATCGCGGCGAGTCCGGCGAGGCAACCGATGAAGTAGCAGAGAAAGAGCCCGTAGAAGGCCCCTGTCCGGAGCATCGCCCTTCGGTCGCACTCACAGAGCGGCACGGTGCCCGTGCCGGGCGCGGGCGGAACCCATCCCGCCGGCCGCCAGCCTTCCGGCGGGAACCGGAGCGGCAGGGCCGAGAGCACCAGCACGACGATGAAGACGGCCCCGAAGATCCCGAACGTTGCCATCACCCCGTATGCGGCGATCAGGGCTCCCGCGGCGTTTGCGGTGACAAACGCCGAAAACCCAAACCCGAGCAGGGTAAGCCCGACGGCAAGCCCCCGGCGATCCGGGAACCACCGGGCCGCCACGGCAACCGGCGCCCCGTAGGCGATCCCGACCCCCAGCCCACCGATGACCCCGTAGACGATGTAGAGCACCTGGACGGATGTCGCCGTCGAGGCGAGGAGCCACCCGAGGCCGGTGAGGAGCCCGCCCGCGATCGTCATCGCTCGCGGGCCGTAGCGTTCGATGTACTTCCCGGAGAGCGGCATCGCGACGGCGAAGAAGGCGAGGAAGACCGAGAACGGGAGGAGCGCCTCCCCCGCCGTCACCTCTCGGCCGAGCGTCGCGGAGAAGTGAGCCGCAAGCGGCGTCACAAAGACGCTCCAGGAGTAGATGCTCCCGAGGCAGAGGTTGATGAGGAGCCCGAGGGCTACGAGCCCCCATCTCCCCCTCTCTGCGGGCATGCCGAAGACCTCCGGCGCGACGGGCATATCCCTCACCCCCTCAGCGGGAGGGTCACTCCTCCAGGGTGGAGATATCCCCCGGATCGATGCCGAGCTCACGGGCTTTCAGAACCCGGCGCATGATCTTGCCGCTCCTGGTCTTCGGGAGCCGGTCCACGTACTCGATCTCGGCCGGCACCGCGACGGGCCCGAGGCTTTTCCTGACATGGCGGGCGAGTTCGGCGGAGAGCCCGTCGCCGGGGCTCACCCCCACGCGGAGGGTGACGAAGGCCTTGATGACGTTCCCTTTCAGGGGATCGGGCTTCCCGATGACGGCCGCCTCAGCCACCGCATCGTGGGAGACGAGCGCGCTCTCGACCTCGGCGGTGCCGATGTTGTGCCCGGCGACGATGATCAGGTCGTCGGCCCGCCCGAGGATCATGATGTAGCCCTCCTTATCCTTCACCGCGAGGTCTCCGGCCGTGTAGCACCCCGGGATGGTCTCCCAGTAGGTGCGGTAGCGCTCATCGTTCCGGTAGACCGTCCTGAGCATGGCGGGCCAGGGTTCCCTGATGACCAGGAACCCGCCGGTGCCGGGGGGGACCGGGTTGCCCTGGCGGTCGACGACGTCCACGACGGCGCCTGGTATGGGTTTTCCGGCAAACCCCGGCTTCATCGCCTCGCCGATCATCGTGGTGATGATGTGCATCCCGGTCTCGGTCTGCCACCAGGTATCCACGACCGGGCATCGCCCGCCGCCGATATGGTGGTAGTACCACTCGAACGCCTCAGGGTTGAGGGGTTCACCGACCGACCCGAGCACCCGGAGCGTTGAGAGGTCGTACTTCGCCGGCCACTCATCACCGTAGCGCATGAACATCCGGATCGCGGTCGGGGCGGTGTAGAAGATCGTCACCCCGAGGTCCTGGACCAGATGCCAGTAGACGCCCGGGTCAGGGTAGTCGGGGGTTCCCTCGACGATGACGACTGTCGTCCCGACCGCGAGCGGGCCGTAGACGACGTAACTGTGGCCGGTGATCCAGCCGGGGTCGGCGGTGCACCAGAAGACGTCGGTCTCCTTGATATCGAAGTCGTGGCGGGCGGTGTAGTAGGTCCCGACCGCGTAGCCGCCGCAGGAATGAACGATGCCTTTCGGCGCGCCGGTCGAGCCGCTGGTGTAGAGGATGAAGAGGGGATCCTCCGCGTCCATCGTCTCTGCCGGGCAGTCCGGTGCTGCCTCGCGGCAGAGGTCGGCGTAATCGACCTCCCGGGCGGGGTCGAGGTCGACGGCCGGAGTCCCGCGCCGCAGCACGACGACCTTCTCGACGCAGGGGGTGTGGGTGAGCGCCTCCTTTGCGATCTCCCGGAGCGGGACGGCCTTCCCCCGCCGGTAGCCGACGTCAGCGGTGATGAGGACCTTTGCCTCCGCATCGTTGATCCGCATCGCAAGCGCGTCCGGCCCGAACCCCCCGAAGACCACCGAGTGGACGGCCCCGATCCGGGCGCAGGCGAGCATCGCGACGACCTGCTCGGGGACGAGCGGCATGTAGATGCAGACCCGGTCACCCTTCCCGACGCCGAGGCTTTTGAGGCCGTTTGCGAACCGCATCACCTCGCGGTAGAGGCCGTCGTAGGTGAGCCTCCGCTCCTCCCCTCCTTCCCCGCGCCAGACGAGCGCCGGCTTATCCTTCCGCTCGCTGGTGACGTGGCGGTCCAGGCAGTTGTAGGTGATGTTCATCTTTCCGTTGACGAACCATTTCGCGTAGGGGTGGTTCCATTCCCTGACCCGGTCCCAGGGCCCGAACCAGACCAGTTCGCGGGCGATCCGGTCCCAGAAGGCGTCCGGGTCGCGCATGAACTCCTGGTAG is a genomic window of Methanoculleus bourgensis MS2 containing:
- a CDS encoding L-lactate MFS transporter produces the protein MPVAPEVFGMPAERGRWGLVALGLLINLCLGSIYSWSVFVTPLAAHFSATLGREVTAGEALLPFSVFLAFFAVAMPLSGKYIERYGPRAMTIAGGLLTGLGWLLASTATSVQVLYIVYGVIGGLGVGIAYGAPVAVAARWFPDRRGLAVGLTLLGFGFSAFVTANAAGALIAAYGVMATFGIFGAVFIVVLVLSALPLRFPPEGWRPAGWVPPAPGTGTVPLCECDRRAMLRTGAFYGLFLCYFIGCLAGLAAISIAKPVGTEVAAVDAGLATILVGFFAVFNGLGRPAFGSLADRITPRTTAMLTFALIAAASVLIWLAPGVPAYVIAFAVLWGCLGGWLAIAPTATASYFGTCDYPRCYGIVFLAYGAGAIAGPQLAGFIRTATGTYLGVFPAVAGLAAVGLIVAWLLMRPPAGVPAREPLPGSAVEEQGN
- the acs gene encoding acetate--CoA ligase, encoding MTGTFAVKLEEKRYLPDPRFKATAWTPDYTRAYQEFMRDPDAFWDRIARELVWFGPWDRVREWNHPYAKWFVNGKMNITYNCLDRHVTSERKDKPALVWRGEGGEERRLTYDGLYREVMRFANGLKSLGVGKGDRVCIYMPLVPEQVVAMLACARIGAVHSVVFGGFGPDALAMRINDAEAKVLITADVGYRRGKAVPLREIAKEALTHTPCVEKVVVLRRGTPAVDLDPAREVDYADLCREAAPDCPAETMDAEDPLFILYTSGSTGAPKGIVHSCGGYAVGTYYTARHDFDIKETDVFWCTADPGWITGHSYVVYGPLAVGTTVVIVEGTPDYPDPGVYWHLVQDLGVTIFYTAPTAIRMFMRYGDEWPAKYDLSTLRVLGSVGEPLNPEAFEWYYHHIGGGRCPVVDTWWQTETGMHIITTMIGEAMKPGFAGKPIPGAVVDVVDRQGNPVPPGTGGFLVIREPWPAMLRTVYRNDERYRTYWETIPGCYTAGDLAVKDKEGYIMILGRADDLIIVAGHNIGTAEVESALVSHDAVAEAAVIGKPDPLKGNVIKAFVTLRVGVSPGDGLSAELARHVRKSLGPVAVPAEIEYVDRLPKTRSGKIMRRVLKARELGIDPGDISTLEE